The Arabidopsis thaliana chromosome 5, partial sequence genomic interval AAACACGCGAAGACAGAAAAACATTCAAGACCCTCGGCTAGTTTTCAAACTAACCCTACATTGTTGTTACAGGACATGTTCTTAGGGGAAATTCTTGGAGCAATTTTCTTGGGAGGAGATCACGCTTTATTGAAGCCGAAAATGCGAACTGAGTACATAAAAGTGATCGCTGAAGGAGATGAATCGAAAGATGGCCACATATTGATTGACAAACTGCGcggaaaacaaataaagatacTCGAAAGAGTGGATTTGAGAGGCTGCTATGAGAGTTTTGCTTCTAGACTCGATGATAAGAAACAATCTGCAGTCATAGGAAGCTTTGAAGAACAAAGGATGAAATGGAACACACCACCAAGTTACAAACCTATAACCGCTCGAATATTTCACTGAACTTATGGTACAAAGCTCTTTTCCAGAGACGTTTATCAACGACAATAATACTCCaccagaagaaaaagagtgatATGTTAAATGGCAAGACATGCTACTGGATTGACAATACCAAGAAACACACATATTATATAACCTATTAAGTATTTGACTGAATCTATGTGTTTACATTATATTCTTTTCAGGAACAGTATAGTTTTACAGAACTCCCCTTAGAACAAATTTCATCAACGACAACAACTCTAAGAGAAACtcggaaaaaaacagaaaactttGAGAGTAAAGGCACATAATAAGACAAAGAAGAGGTAAAATAAAGTCTAGCAAGCCTTACAGCTTCGCCTGCAATAGCCAGGAAGCTCTGTAGTTCCAACCATGTACTCTGGATTCTTTGTGCATTCCCCAAGAACTGCCCATCTCTCACAGCTCTCGTTCATATCCGTGCAGTTTCCGCTTGGTGTCACGATCCTATCAAATGAGTCTACGTGGATCCACTTGGTTGCCGACCATTTCTCTCCTTCTATCACAGGACATCCACCGTGAAGGCTCAATGGGTCCGGGATTGCGTCTGGGTGGAGGTTGAAGAACAACAAAGCATCCCCTTTCCTTGGTTTCACTGATACCCATACAGCCACAGAAGATATTGagtttcaataataataatccaTACATTATTGTTATCGGTTTTGTTTCTCACCAGCAATTCCTCTCTTGGCACAATCAGAAAGgtcttctttattttcagaTAGTACTCGGCGAGAAGGTATCTGTAAAATCAGATCTTTATAAGAGAAAATGACCCAAGAGTGATCTTGTGGGGAAATGCTAAGCAAAAACTCATTGATAGCACTAACCTCTGCATCAGGGAATACAGTTTCTCCACCTTTCGTCACATTGGATAGATACATAAGAATTGTTGCCATGCGATGTCCACCACGGACAATGTTGACTTTGTCATGAAAGTAATCAAAGTGAGCATCGTATTTTTGGCCGTGCTCGTATCTCAATACCTGAATGTCTTCCCCGTTTTCTGTCACCACGAAAAGTAAAGGACTTAATGAAGACTATCTTCTGAAATCTTTCAAGAATCCAACATATTGAGCttgtattatttttcaataatcTTAGTTGTGACCTTGTAAGAAATTCAGAGTGTATAGTACCTTTTGGAAGAAATGTCCAAGTGGAGATCTTATCTTCTATACCAGAAACAATGGGATCCTGTAATTCACCAAAGAAAACTTCAGGTGATAGAGTAACAACAGATCATGGTAATCACAAAAATGACACAACATTAACAGATCTGAGTCCAGAAAACTTCATAATTTGATTCCCattcacacacaaaaactTAATTTGTTAGCTAAGTAACAATCTAACATAATCATCAGATCCATTATTCAAAGGATAAATGTCACATATTGCTTAAGGGGCATAAGCTGGTTTAGAGCTGTAATCCACCACACATCAAAATCTGTCATTTGCAGAGCTAAGAAACACGATCCAGTTCCTACTTCGAATTAGGGATCTAACTCTACCAGCGAAATAAGGAATTAGGGAagcaaacaaaggaaaaatcGAACCTTTCCTTTGGAGATAAAGGTGCCAGAGCTGGTTCGAACCTCGCTGAATTTGCTCTCTCCACTATCATTATCAGCAACAGCAGATCTCTTCAGGCTCGCTTTTGCCTTTTCAATAGTCAATACATCGAAATTTAGAGTCTTTagcagagaaaacaaaataaagtttccAAATTTAAGCTCAAAACCGAAGATGAATTGAAAACTCACAAGGGAGACCATATGATCACATTCCAATTCCGTGAGAAACCCTTCATACACAAACGCCCTGaacacaagtaaaaaaaaaaaacgaatttttcaaaattgttaacattcaaagttttgaaatttccCAAAATCACTTTAGGGGTTTTGAGGAAACCTGGGTTTCGATGAAACCTGCTTGACTTTGGAAGGATTGACGAAGACGCTAGAAGAACTGATCAGAGAAGTGGAAGATTGAAGCAGGACGGAGAAGATAGCGAAGAACGAAATCAATAATCCACGTCGAGCCATCGATACCGCTTGGATCTAGATGTACAAGGAAAGGAGATCGGAAGAGAGtaaaagtttaattatttttttccgggaaaataaaagatgagaGAGCTTTTCTCGGGAAAGTGTTCAACGGTGATGACAACTTTAAGCTCTACCTAACGATATAACGACAAAACGCATACGTCGC includes:
- a CDS encoding 2-oxoglutarate (2OG) and Fe(II)-dependent oxygenase superfamily protein (2-oxoglutarate (2OG) and Fe(II)-dependent oxygenase superfamily protein; FUNCTIONS IN: oxidoreductase activity, acting on paired donors, with incorporation or reduction of molecular oxygen, 2-oxoglutarate as one donor, and incorporation of one atom each of oxygen into both donors, oxidoreductase activity, oxidoreductase activity, acting on paired donors, with incorporation or reduction of molecular oxygen, L-ascorbic acid binding, iron ion binding; INVOLVED IN: oxidation reduction, peptidyl-proline hydroxylation to 4-hydroxy-L-proline; LOCATED IN: nucleus, cytoplasm; EXPRESSED IN: 24 plant structures; EXPRESSED DURING: 15 growth stages; CONTAINS InterPro DOMAIN/s: Prolyl 4-hydroxylase, alpha subunit (InterPro:IPR006620), Oxoglutarate/iron-dependent oxygenase (InterPro:IPR005123), Metridin-like ShK toxin (InterPro:IPR003582); BEST Arabidopsis thaliana protein match is: P4H isoform 2 (TAIR:AT3G06300.1); Has 1807 Blast hits to 1807 proteins in 277 species: Archae - 0; Bacteria - 0; Metazoa - 736; Fungi - 347; Plants - 385; Viruses - 0; Other Eukaryotes - 339 (source: NCBI BLink).), translating into MARRGLLISFFAIFSVLLQSSTSLISSSSVFVNPSKVKQVSSKPRAFVYEGFLTELECDHMVSLAKASLKRSAVADNDSGESKFSEVRTSSGTFISKGKDPIVSGIEDKISTWTFLPKENGEDIQVLRYEHGQKYDAHFDYFHDKVNIVRGGHRMATILMYLSNVTKGGETVFPDAEIPSRRVLSENKEDLSDCAKRGIAVKPRKGDALLFFNLHPDAIPDPLSLHGGCPVIEGEKWSATKWIHVDSFDRIVTPSGNCTDMNESCERWAVLGECTKNPEYMVGTTELPGYCRRSCKAC